The DNA sequence CGCCAAATCTTCCCTTCCATGCCTCAAAACGGGCACTAGCAGTAAAATTTAAGGCATCTAACATTTCTCCTAAGCTAAGGTGATAATCAACGCTTCTACCCCTAGCAGTGGCTGTACCATAAGTATTAATAGGAACAGTTACATAGGGTTGAAATTGAAAACGCCATTTATTGAGGTCTGGTATTACATTAGAGTTTTCTTCAATTTTCTCTTGATTTTCAGAGGCAAAATAAGAAGTATTTTCTTTAATTTTATCATCAAAAAAGATATTAACTCTTGAATTTTTATTACTAACAAATAAATCATTATTTATGCTTAAATCTTCTGCACAATTACAGCTTGATTCATCATCAAAAATAGTATTTGCTGAAGCTAAAGAAGTAGAAAAGCTAGATAATAAAAAGATTATGTAAAATAATTGATGTTGGTATGATGACATTTTTTGATAGATATTTACTTTGTAATAAGAGTTTGCCCCTCCCCATAGTTTGCTTGTATGAAGAGGAACTTTTACAAGGATGAAAAACTAATTTATCCTTCTGTCTTTGGGTGAGGAAATATTAAGGAACTTGTTTGATAGCAGGAGGATTCCAAAAACCATTTAAAACTACAGGCTTAGGAGCATATAAACGCATCGTTACTCCTAACTTGCCTTGAGGTGGAGAAGGCAACCAGTTTGCTTCTGTGCGACCCGATTAGTGCGAAATTAGTCTCCAGTCGCAGGAGAATCGTTTAAACAACGATGCCTAGAGCCTCTTCTAAGCCTATATAAACACTAGCTAGGTATAAAATGACCTGAAAGAATTTTCAAGCCCCTTGTAGGCGATTCTCGAAGGACACTCACCAAAAGAGTACCTTGACAAGTTCATAATTTGAATATGAGTAAAATACTCATATAACAAGGGAAATTAGGATAACTGTTAAGGAATTGTTACAATTCCTAAAGCGGATTACCGAACCTCACAGGTAAGGATAACCGTAAAGCAACTATACCTAGTAACTCTATCTTCCTTGTAGGTGTAAATCCTACCCATCATACCGATGTGACAGCACTAGCCCAGAGTGATGTGAGGTGGTATCTTACACACTGAGTGCATGGGCAGAACAGGGGCAATGCTGATAGCCTAAATCGGCAACCCCTTAGCAGTAGCAACTATGATTACGCAAGGAACTTTCGTCTGAACCATCGATAGCTGGAACTGGCTAAATAAGGCTGATAAGCCAGACCAAAAGGTAATTTCTAATGTACCAGCAGGATAGATTCCCTGAACTGGAAGGTATTACATAGGACGGTGGAAAGAAAGAATCTAAGGTTGCAAAAGAAAGGAGATAGTAGAACGGGGAAACCCTCATAATCTCTCTTTAGAGGTCGAATACTAAAGAGTAGTAACCAGCGTAAGGTTATGAGGAGTAAGATTGTTCAAAAAGCCAAAGCCATTATGTAATGCAATGGATATGCTGACGTGAACACTGTAACAAACAATGTATAGTCTTTAGTAGTAATAGAAATTATGAACTCTCAGAAGTATAAAGAACATAACTGGAATCAAATCGAATGGAAAACAGTCGAAAAGCAGGTGTTTAAGTTACAAAAAAGAATATACAAAGCGAGTGCTAGTGGCAATGTCAAGCTGGTTCACAGTTTACAAAGATTACTAACAAAATCCTACTACGGCAAATTACTGGCAACCAGAAGGGTAACTCAAGATAATCAGGGCAAGAAAACAGCAGGAGTAGATGGAATAAAATCCTTGAATCCTAGTCAACGCAATGAATTGGTCAAAAACCTAAAACTCAAAGGGAAATGTAAACCTACTCGTAGGATAAACATACCAAAACCAAACGGGGAAACTAGACCACTAGGGATACCTTGTATGGAAGACAGAGCAAAACAAGCCTTAGTCAAATTGGCTTTAGAGCCAGAATGGGAAGCCAAATTCGAGCCTAACAGTTACGGATTTCGTCCAGCAAGGTCGGCTCATGATGCCATTGAAGCCATCTTCAGTGCCATCAAACAAAAATCCAAATATGTATTGGATGCCGACATTGCTAAATGTTTTGACCAAATAAATCATGATAAATTACTTGACAAACTCAACACCTATCCACAACTAAGACGTGAAATAAAGACTTGGTTAAAAAGTGGATACATGGACGGCAAAGAGCTATTCCCCACCAACGAAGGCACACCACAGGGAGGTGTTATTTCCCCATTACTCGCAAATATAGCCCTACACGGTATGGAAATAGAACTCAAAAAACTTGCCTGTACATGGAAAGGTAAAAAGAAAGAAAATATGTATAATCTCAGCATAATTCGATATGCAGATGACTTCGTGATATTCCACAAAGACATCAAGAGAATCATGGAATGCAAGGAATTTATCGAAAAATGGTTGAAAGAATTAGGACTCGAATTAAAACCAAGTAAAACCCGTATCACTCACACATTCAATGAATATAATGGTAATACAGGATTCGACTTTTTGGGATTTAATATCCGCCAATACAAGGTCGGTAAAACACATACAGGAAAATGTAGTGGAGTAACACTTGGTTTCAAAACCATTATAAAACCATCCAAAGAAAAAATAAAATTGCACATCAAGAAAATAGGAGACATCATTAGAAGACACAAGGCATCACCACAGATAGCATTAATCAGGAAACTCAATCCTGTTATTACAGGATGGGGGAACTACTATCGCTCAGTGTGTAGTAAGGAAACTTACTCAACCTGTGACCACCTAATGTTTGGACAACTAAAAAGATGGGCAATAAGAAGACATCCCACTAAATCTCACTCATGGGTTAAAAACAGATATTGGCACACCGTAATTGAGGAAGGTGAAAACGGCTTATCAATTAGAAATTGGGTCTTCAAAACTAAGGATGGTTACGAACTAAGAAGGCACGATAAAACTGAAATAAAACGCCATACCAAAGTTAAGGGCGAAGCATCGCCCTATAACGGAGATTGGATATATTGGTCAAGCCGTAGAGGAGAATATCCTGATGTAACTAAAAGAATGGCAACATTACTCAAGGTACAGAAAGGAAAATGCAAACACTGTGGACTCAGCTTCAAAGATGGAGATTTGTTAGAAATCGACCACATTATCCCCAAGTCTCAAGGCGGAAAGGATATATACAAAAATCTACAAGTATTACATAGACACTGTCATGATGAAAAAACTAATAACGACTACAAAAAGTTTCCCAACATGGGGAATAAAAAGAATACCAAGAGAACTCAAAGTACCTACAAAGATAGCCAAACAAGCGAAAGCCGTCAGTAGTTATCAAGCAACTTTGAAGAACATGGGTTATTAGACTCGTACCTATGTCAAAGGGTTTGTTAGAGAGAAGCCGTGTGAGTGCGAAAGTCTCATGCACGGTTTTGAAGACGAGTATGAGAGGTGACTCTCATGCTTAGTTTAATTTATCTTTACCAGGAGACTTCGATTGAATATAAATATCTAACGAACCATCAGCATTATATTGTAAGTTCGATCGATCTCCTAAAGCAAAACGGTTTAAAGGATTAGGTACTTGAAAACCCTCCTCATCATACATGGTGACAGACCAAAAAGCGTCCACTGGGGGGAGCTCGTTTTTATCAAAATGTAAGATATAGTTATTTTGCCCTTCTAAGGGTTTTCCATTGCTGTCGGCGACATTGAGAGGATAAATAGCATCTTCAGGTTGATTTGCCCCTAAACCCACCATTGCCACGATCGCTCTTTTAAGATAATAATTACCATAGACTCCCATAGTATTCGTATTCATTTGCCAACCGTTGATAATGGGGGCGAGAGTTGGGGTTTTCTTCTGCATAATTTTTAAGCCATCCACTACCGCTCTTTGTAACCCTTTTTGTACGGCAGGAGGGGCATTATTGAAGTCAAAATCTTCCCCCACCTTAATGCCAATACG is a window from the Cyanobacterium sp. Dongsha4 genome containing:
- the ltrA gene encoding group II intron reverse transcriptase/maturase, which produces MNSQKYKEHNWNQIEWKTVEKQVFKLQKRIYKASASGNVKLVHSLQRLLTKSYYGKLLATRRVTQDNQGKKTAGVDGIKSLNPSQRNELVKNLKLKGKCKPTRRINIPKPNGETRPLGIPCMEDRAKQALVKLALEPEWEAKFEPNSYGFRPARSAHDAIEAIFSAIKQKSKYVLDADIAKCFDQINHDKLLDKLNTYPQLRREIKTWLKSGYMDGKELFPTNEGTPQGGVISPLLANIALHGMEIELKKLACTWKGKKKENMYNLSIIRYADDFVIFHKDIKRIMECKEFIEKWLKELGLELKPSKTRITHTFNEYNGNTGFDFLGFNIRQYKVGKTHTGKCSGVTLGFKTIIKPSKEKIKLHIKKIGDIIRRHKASPQIALIRKLNPVITGWGNYYRSVCSKETYSTCDHLMFGQLKRWAIRRHPTKSHSWVKNRYWHTVIEEGENGLSIRNWVFKTKDGYELRRHDKTEIKRHTKVKGEASPYNGDWIYWSSRRGEYPDVTKRMATLLKVQKGKCKHCGLSFKDGDLLEIDHIIPKSQGGKDIYKNLQVLHRHCHDEKTNNDYKKFPNMGNKKNTKRTQSTYKDSQTSESRQ